The stretch of DNA GTGGATCTTCAAGTTCACGCTGCAGGGCCGCTCGCGCGAGATGGGTCTCGGGCCGCTCTCTAACGTGTCACTGGCTGCCGCCCGGGTCGAAGCCCAGAAGTGCCGGGCTCTCCTGAAAGCAGGCGCCGATCCGATCGAGGCGCGCAATGCCGAACGTCGCCAGCGCGCGATGGAATCGCCGGCGACCAGGCTGTTCAGGGATGCGGCGGCCGACCACATCAAAAAGCACCGCGGCGAATGGAAGAACGCGAAGCACGCGAGCCAGTGGGAGAACACCCTCGAAACGTACGCCTACCCGGTGATCGGTGACGTGGATGTGCGTGATGTCGACACACCGATGGTCGTGCGCATCCTTCAGCCCATCTGGACTGAGAAGCGCGAGACCGCAGCGCGCGTGCGCGGCCGCATCGAATCGATTCTCGACTCCGAAAAGGCTCAGGGGCGACGCAGCGGCGAGAATCCGGCCCGGTGGCGTGGGCACCTTGAATTGATCCTTCCGAAGCGCAAGCGCGCGCGGCGCGTAAGGCATCATCCGGCGCTTCCCTACGCGCAGATCCCCGAGTTCATGCGCCAGCTCGCGCAACGCCCAGCGATGGCCGCACGTGCGCTGCACACGTTGATCCTGACCGCCTCGCGCACCTCTGAGGTGCTCTTCGCGCGGCCGGAAGAGTTCGATCTGAAGCGCCGCGTCTGGACCATTCCGGCCGAGCGCATGAAGATGGAGATTGAGCACCGCGTCCCGTTGACGGACGACGTGATCGCCGTCGTCAAGCCGCTGCTCGAGCGCGCGCCGCCGGGCAGCTACGTCTTCGCCGGCAAGTCTCCGTACAAGGCAATGTCGAACATGGCGATGCTGAACCTGCTCGAACGCATGGGCTTCAGCGACATCACGGTCCATGGCTTCCGTTCGACGTTCCGCGATTGGACGGCCGAATGCACCGAGCACCCCAGCGACGTCGCGGAGATGGCGCTCGCGCACGCGGTCGAGAACGAGGTCGAGGCCGCATACCGGCGCGGTGACATGCTTGAGCGCCGCCGGCGCCTGATGAACGACTGGGCTCGCTTCTGCACCGATGGCAGCGCGGCCATCCTCTCCCTTCCGGACCAAAACGCGGCGTGATGTAAATCGCCGGATTCCAGCACCGGCGCGGCTTTGCGCCAGATCGCCGTAAAGCTGTAAAGGGATTTTTTTACATAGCGGGTGACGAATAACGCGGCGCGAATTACCCGTGTCGCACGCTTTGCCCCGGAAGGACCCGCCGGGTCACCCCGACCTAGGGGATACCCTACCCTGCCCCCCTCCGACCGGTCACCCTCCCCGGTAGCGCCGACGACCCGCTGGTGGCCCGCGACATGTGGTGCGCGTTCAGGTGGCGGGTGGCATCAGGAACGGCCCTGCGGGGCTTCTGACGCGGTGCAGATGGGTCTTGGCACGGCGGGGCATGGTGCGTCGGTCAGGGTGTCGATAGACAACTGGAATGATGATTTGAATGTCCCGGACGGGACGACGGATGCGCCGCATGATGCGGGCTGATTGAGGGGTGCGGTAGCCGTGAGGGCTACCGTTATGTGAGGTCAGTTGCAGACGGGCACAGGCGTTGCCGATGGCAGGCTTGCGAGCGTGGCGCGCGTGGCCGCATAACCGTCGTCGAACAGGCGCTGC from Paraburkholderia caballeronis encodes:
- a CDS encoding tyrosine-type recombinase/integrase, whose amino-acid sequence is MAARQLHRLTALKIGKLDAPGQYPDGGNLYFQISPSGSRSWIFKFTLQGRSREMGLGPLSNVSLAAARVEAQKCRALLKAGADPIEARNAERRQRAMESPATRLFRDAAADHIKKHRGEWKNAKHASQWENTLETYAYPVIGDVDVRDVDTPMVVRILQPIWTEKRETAARVRGRIESILDSEKAQGRRSGENPARWRGHLELILPKRKRARRVRHHPALPYAQIPEFMRQLAQRPAMAARALHTLILTASRTSEVLFARPEEFDLKRRVWTIPAERMKMEIEHRVPLTDDVIAVVKPLLERAPPGSYVFAGKSPYKAMSNMAMLNLLERMGFSDITVHGFRSTFRDWTAECTEHPSDVAEMALAHAVENEVEAAYRRGDMLERRRRLMNDWARFCTDGSAAILSLPDQNAA